One window of Nymphaea colorata isolate Beijing-Zhang1983 chromosome 11, ASM883128v2, whole genome shotgun sequence genomic DNA carries:
- the LOC116264382 gene encoding G-type lectin S-receptor-like serine/threonine-protein kinase At1g11330: MVSPFLLFICFILFAIPFPRNCHALGNLTAGQTLNLTETIASATNAFVLGFFIPRGSPSQGRYLGIWYYDVPQTVVWVANRESPIPANDSGAVLLLPNNGSLSILDGNGRKVWSVGDLPGSGSDAFAELQDSGNLVITQSNRANRVWESFRYPTDTFLPNMQFIVNTRTSESVLWRSWKSPVDPAPGPFSLGLDRYGQQLYLWNGSVPIWRSGPLRGRTFTGISNMSDFSIFGFNPMQVGDEYSISLAPNFTALTRFALEYTGEIKEYEWSSSNKSWNQAWLQFTTPCDFYDRCGDFSVCYQDRPEECECLTGFKRSSGGCVRQRPIGCVDKNSSGADAGWNSGNFEPLLRMKPPDHGTLNQSIVGQEGCQQWCLSNCSCTAYAYAQGMGCLVWNEKLVDLQQFMGVDDGISLYIRLDSQKKKSPAVIYGTTLASAAICAVGLYLLWRYWGRLKSFSRKPKVGDGLKEAQSSDITSLQLVTHGSIGPINARDEESHQLPLIDFNTLRAATNDFSDANKLGEGGFGLVYKGKLPEGREIAVKRLSRSSGQGLAEFMNEVKLIAKFQHRNLVKLLACCIEKQEKMLIYEYMPNKSLDAFLFDPAFSRQLDWEKRFRIVQGIAKGLLYLHQDSRLKVVHRDLKPSNILLDATLNPKISDFGIARIFGADQSQVNTTRVVGTYGYMSPEYALEGRFSIKSDVFSFGVLVLEIVSGQKMTRFYHEELLLNLLGYSWKLWKEGNALELLDPSLEGQCSEMEVLKCINVGLLCVQDEATDRPSMCAVIQMLNSEAANFCEPQMPAYYSRRRLLDNSSSSSDAYPIRSRTVNGLTVSEVNPR, translated from the exons ATGGTTTCTCCCTTTCTCCTCTTTATTTGCTTCATTCTTTTCGCCATCCCGTTCCCTCGGAATTGCCATGCTTTAGGAAACTTAACAGCAGGGCAAACACTGAATCTGACTGAGACCATCGCATCAGCAACGAACGCCTTCGTGCTGGGCTTTTTCATACCAAGGGGCAGCCCTTCTCAGGGTAGGTACTTGGGGATATGGTACTATGATGTGCCTCAGACCGTCGTATGGGTGGCCAACAGGGAGAGTCCGATCCCGGCGAATGATTCCGGTGCAGTTCTTTTACTCCCCAACAATGGAAGCCTCTCAATTCTCGACGGAAATGGACGGAAAGTATGGTCGGTGGGCGATTTGCCGGGATCAGGTAGCGATGCGTTTGCGGAGCTCCAGGATAGCGGGAATCTGGTGATAACTCAGAGCAACAGGGCAAATCGTGTATGGGAGAGCTTCAGGTACCCAACGGATACGTTCCTGCCGAACATGCAGTTTATCGTGAACACCAGGACCAGCGAGTCAGTGCTGTGGAGGTCATGGAAGAGTCCGGTGGATCCGGCGCCGGGTCCGTTCTCTCTGGGCCTGGATCGCTACGGCCAACAGCTCTACCTTTGGAATGGCTCGGTACCCATCTGGCGGAGCGGTCCGTTGAGGGGCCGGACGTTCACCGGAATCTCAAACATGTCCGATTTCAGCATATTTGGATTCAATCCGATGCAGGTGGGCGACGAGTACTCGATCTCTCTCGCCCCCAACTTCACCGCTCTGACCAGGTTCGCGCTGGAATACACCGGGGAGATTAAAGAGTACGAGTGGAGCTCTAGCAACAAGTCCTGGAATCAAGCCTGGCTCCAGTTTACAACCCCATGCGACTTCTATGACCGGTGCGGGGACTTCAGCGTCTGCTACCAGGACCGTCCGGAGGAGTGCGAGTGCTTAACTGGGTTCAAGCGTAGTTCCGGCGGGTGTGTCCGGCAGAGGCCAATCGGCTGTGTTGATAAGAACAGCAGCGGCGCCGATGCCGGTTGGAATTCCGGTAACTTCGAGCCTTTGCTGAGGATGAAGCCGCCGGACCATGGAACATTGAATCAGTCGATTGTTGGTCAGGAGGGGTGCCAGCAGTGGTGCCTCAGCAATTGTTCGTGCACGGCATACGCGTACGCGCAGGGCATGGGCTGCCTGGTGTGGAACGAGAAGTTGGTGGACCTTCAGCAGTTCATGGGCGTTGACGACGGAATTAGCCTCTACATTAGACTAG ATTCTCAGAAGAAGAAATCGCCGGCAGTCATTTACGGAACGACTCTCGCGTCAGCTGCAATTTGTGCTGTTGGGCTCTATTTGTTGTGGAGATACTGGGGACGACTGAAAA GTTTTAGTAGAAAACCAAAGGTAGGGGATGGCTTGAAGGAAGCACAGTCAAGTGATATTACCAGCCTGCAGCTGGTGACCCATGGTTCAATCGGTCCCATCAATGCGCGTGATGAGGAAAGCCACCAATTGCCGTTGATCGACTTCAATACTTTAAGAGCTGCCACAAACGATTTCTCGGATGCAAATAAGTTGGGAGAAGGGGGATTTGGCCTTGTTTACAAG GGTAAGCTACCAGAAGGACGCGAAATAGCAGTGAAGAGGCTCTCAAGGAGCTCCGGACAAGGGTTGGCGGAGTTCATGAACGAGGTGAAGTTGATAGCGAAGTTTCAACACCGCAATCTTGTGAAGCTTCTTGCTTGCTGCATtgagaagcaagaaaagatgTTGATATACGAGTATATGCCCAACAAGAGCTTGgatgcttttctttttg ATCCAGCATTCAGTCGGCAGCTAGACTGGGAAAAGAGGTTCAGAATTGTGCAGGGGATTGCAAAGGGACTTCTCTATCTTCACCAAGATTCACGACTCAAAGTTGTTCATAGGGATCTCAAGCCCAGCAATATCCTGCTTGATGCCACTTTGAACCCCAAAATTTCAGACTTCGGGATCGCAAGGATATTTGGTGCCGACCAATCCCAAGTCAATACTACCAGAGTCGTTGGTACATA TGGTTATATGTCTCCAGAGTACGCCTTAGAAGGCAGGTTTTCAATTAAATCAGATGTGTTCAGCTTTGGGGTACTAGTCTTGGAGATCGTGAGTGGGCAGAAGATGACAAGGTTCTACCACGAAGAGCTTCTTCTCAACCTTCTTGGATAT TCATGGAAGCTGTGGAAGGAAGGCAACGCCTTGGAGTTGCTGGATCCGTCGCTGGAGGGGCAATGCTCCGAAATGGAAGTGTTGAAGTGCATCAACGTGGGACTGCTTTGCGTGCAGGATGAGGCTACAGATCGGCCATCGATGTGTGCAGTTATTCAAATGCTGAACAGTGAAGCAGCAAACTTCTGCGAGCCGCAGATGCCGGCCTACTACTCCAGGAGAAGACTTTTGGACaactcttcttcatcttctgaCGCCTATCCGATCAGAAGCCGAACTGTGAATGGTCTTACCGTCTCTGAAGTGAATCCTCGATGA
- the LOC116264383 gene encoding uncharacterized protein LOC116264383, protein MMLRSWAMIRLAPTTTTATNLCVRFGASSPRKPRVPLFLRPLVYTTTIPDLQKWRSWARNLALSVGSKFVELDNGPDSHTLCREVEWLLEDAVEGYDARLRQTTATDSGGTCLRMRAGLGELYCLWKERVEQRRPFQYVVGCEHWGDIVLSVEEGVLIPRPETVQVVELVDQLCSADQRFREGLWADLGTGSGAIAIGIGRILKGRGRVVAVDLSDVAVAVASYNVERHGLQDIVDVRHGSWFDPLEDVQGKLDGLVSNPPYIPSDQISGLQAEVGRHEPLSALDGGQNGMDDLLCICRGSVTALRPGGFVAFETNGGEQADFVANFLGRNNFCNVKVVTDFAGIPRFVTGFRS, encoded by the exons ATGATGCTTCGCTCCTGGGCCATGATCCGTTTGGCCCCTAcgaccaccaccgccaccaacCTATGCGTCCGTTTCGGAGCATCATCACCGAGGAAACCCCGAGTCCCTCTCTTCCTCCGCCCTCTGGTCTACACCACCACCATCCCGGACCTGCAGAAGTGGCGTTCGTGGGCCAGAAATCTCGCCCTCTCCGTGGGTTCGAAGTTTGTCGAGCTCGACAACGGCCCCGACTCTCACACCCTCTGCAGAGAGGTCGAATGGCTCTTGGAGGATGCCGTCGAGGGCTACGACGCGCGGCTCCGGCAGACGACTGCCACCGACAGCGGCGGCACCTGCCTCAGGATGAGGGCCGGTTTGGGCGAGCTTTACTGCTTGTGGAAGGAAAGGGTGGAGCAGAGGAGGCCGTTTCAGTACGTTGTCGGTTGCGAGCACTGGGGGGACATCGTCCTGAGCGTCGAGGAAGGGGTGCTCATCCCGCGTCCGGAGACGGTGCAGGTGGTCGAATTAGTGGATCAGCTGTGCTCGGCAGACCAGAGGTTTCGAGAAGGCCTCTGGGCTGATCTAGGTACCGGGAGTGGCGCCATTGCCATTGGAATAGGGAGGATCTTGAAGGGGAGAGGGAGGGTGGTCGCCGTTGATCTCAGCGACGTCGCTGTGGCGGTTGCCTCATACAATGTGGAGAGACACGGGTTGCAG GATATAGTGGACGTGAGGCATGGATCCTGGTTTGATCCTTTGGAAGATGTCCAAGGCAAGCTAGATGGGCTTGTCAGTAATCCTCCCTATATTCCAAGTGATCAAATCTCTGGATTGCAAGCTGAAGTTGGCAGACATGAACCATTAAGTGCACTGGATGGAGGTCAAAATGGCATGGATGATCTTCTTTGCATATGCCGAGGATCTGTTACTGCTTTACGACCTGGTGGATTTGTAGCTTTTGAG ACAAATGGTGGAGAGCAGGCAGATTTTGTTGCAAACTTCTTGGGGAGAAATAATTTCTGTAATGTGAAAGTAGTTACTGATTTTGCAGGAATTCCACGGTTTGTGACTGGATTTCGTTCATAA